The Phycisphaeraceae bacterium genome contains the following window.
CACCAGCGCCGTCTCCTTCTCCACCGCCGCAATCAGCGTCGAGTTCTTCTGCTGCCACGTCCGGATGAGAATCACATCGCCATTGGGCACCTCGTCGCGGTGCGCCAGCGCAAAGGCCCGGTACACCCCTTCAGCCACCTGCGCCAGCCGGTCCGACTCCACCCCCGCCGCCCCGCGCACCAGCACGCTCGTCACCCGCGCCGGATCCGTCCCCACAACCCTGGCCTTGGCCGGCACAACCTCTCCGGTCTCCGGGTCCACCTCTGTGTCAAACGGTCCCGCCGGCTCCACGCGATCGGCCCGCGCCATGTTCAGCATCGACTGCAGCGCGCTCAACTCCACCAGCACGATCTGGCTGTCGGCGTCGAAAATCCCGCTCTGAAACTCGTTGGCCACCGGAAACCGTCGCGTCACCGCCTTGGCAAACCGCCCGTTCGAATCCAGGCTCAGCAGCGTCATCGTCAGCCACCCGTTGCGCGGCATGAAGATGTTCTCGCTGGCGATCCCGCCGTCGGCCAGCGGCCGCGTCGTCGCCATCGGGATGTACCCGCCCCAGGACTGCCGCTGATTCAGCCCCGTCAGTTCGATCCCCGGCACCACCGCCGGTTCGTCGAGCCCCAGTTCGGGCCTGACCAGGTTCAACCCGTTGCGCTGCACCTGCCGCAGAAAATCCGCGTCGGTCTTCTCGGGCAGTCTCGGGTCGAGCCGCTCACGGTCCTTGGGCGTCGGCCTGTCGATCGGCTTCCAGTACAGCGTCCCCGCAAACCCCGTCACCCGGTCGAAACTCGGCCCATCGATCCCGCGGATCGACACCGCCTGCAGCTGATCGTCGGGCAGTTTGACCATGCCGAACGTCTCGATCAGCGGAGCCGCCGCCGCGACCGCCTCGTGCGCCTCAAGCCGCGCGATTAGATCCTCATAGTGCGCAAAGCCCACGTTGGGCCACGAGATCGCCACATCGCCGATCAGCGTCCGTCCCGATTCCTTGAGCGTCTCGAGAAACCCGCCCATCACCGACCACGTCACCAGGATCGTCGTCGTCGAGAGCATCACCGCCACCAGCGACAGCAGCGGCATGATCTTGCTCGTCAGGTAGCGTCGCGTCAGCAGGGATTGATACACGCCCCGATCCTAGCGGCCCCCGCCGCCCCCAGCCCGCCCCGCCCGCCCCGCCCGCCGCACAGCGTCAAGGGCCAGGATCTCAAAGATCACATGCCCCGCCAGCAGCGCCGTGTTCTGCGCGATATCCCGATCAGGCAGCACCTCGACCACATCGGCCCCGACGATGTTGAGCCCCGCCAGCGATCGCAGAATCGAGAGCACCTGGCTCGAACTGAAGCCTCCGATGCTCGGCGTCCCCGTGCCCGGCGCGAACGCCGGATCGACCACGTCGATGTCGAACGTCACATACGTCGGGCGATCAGCCGCCGCGCGCACGAACGCAGCCAGCGCCGCCGCCCCGCGTGCGTCCCACTCGCCGCGCGTGATGATCGTCACGCCGTGCTCGCGGGCATACTCGAGATCGCTCGCGCTGTTGAGCGGCCCCTTGATCCCGATCGAGATCATCGCCTTGGGGTCGATCAGCCCGCTCTCGATCGCGCGGATGAACGGCGAGGCGTGGCTCCACCGCTCGCCCCACACGCTCTCGACGGTGTCGAGGTGGCTGTCGAAGTGGACCAGCGCCAGCCCGCCCCCGGCGCCCCCGCCGAACTTTCTCCACGTCGCCTCGATGTTCGCGTAGGCCACCGAGTGATCGCCGCCGACCGCCAGCAGCCGCGTGCTCGCATCGCCCAGCGCCGCCGCCCACGCTACGACCCCTTCGAGCGTCTCGACAGGATGAAACGGCCGCACCGGCGCATCGCCCGCATCGGCCAGGCTCAGCACGCCGGGCACATCGACCCCGTGCTCGATCGAATACCGCTTGACATACGCCGACGCATCGCGAATCGCCCGCGGCCCGAAGCGTGCCCCGGGCCGGTAGGTCACGCCGCTGTCATAGGGCACGCCGTAGAGGGCCCAGTCGATGGGGGCGCCGGGCTCGGCCGCGAGCACATCCTCGAGCCGCGGATAGCGGCAGAACGTACACACCCCGGCAAAGCGCGGGCTGGTGCGGGTGTCGATCATGCGTGTCGCGCTGGTCGTCTTCTGGGGCTCTGAACTCATCAGCGCATCCTACCCGATCGCCGCCCCCCGCGCCGCCCCCCGGTTGGCCCCTCGGATCGCCCCCCCAAGCCGCCGTCCCTGTGCCGCACATCACCACGGGTGCCATCGCTCGCGGCCCTCCTTCTTCTCCTCTTCCTTATTCTCCCTCCCCGCGCAGCGATGCGGGCGGCTGGGTGCCATGGCCATGGCTTTGCATGGCCATGATGAAGCCATGTTGATGCCATGATGAACCAACGCTCTAGTCGCGACGGGATCGCGGCCGGATCAAGGCCGGGCGTCCGAAACTCGGCATTGCGCAGTGTCACGGAATGTGCGGTGGGCGGTCAGGGCTTTTGATCGTGGCCAAGCAAAGCCATGACCGCGGCACCCGGCCTACAGATTGATTTGAACCGACCGAAAGACCGAGAGACCGGGAGTTCATGCCATGTCGACTTTCACGCCTTGTGCTTCTGGCTTCTTTGCACTTTTCGCGGTTGCAGTGGTGGGGTCCGGACAACCCGGCAGACCTTCTGTCGATCAACTCCAGTATGTCTTCTGGATGCTGCCCGAAAGAATGACGCAGGAGGAGCGGTCCAGATTTGACTTGCCGACTCCGACAGCGGAGGACATCTCTCAAAGGCTCGTCGTCGATGCGCAGGCGCTTCTCATTCGCGCATCTCTACTCGCGATGGCTAGCGACATTGCCGATGACATGGATGTCGCATTCATTGTCGCCCGCGCGGCGACCGAAGTTCAGCGTATCGCTGTGTCGCGCCCGGCCGAGCAGTACGTGCAAAGCCACGCGTTCGCCAGAGCGGATGCGACACTTGAGTGGCTGCCCGAGTCGGGCACTGGCGAGTCGTACGACATGACCCGGCTGGCGCTCTATATGCTCGCGCTGATCGCCATAGCCGAGGACATGGAAGAACGCATCATCAATCCGAACAACCTGATGATGGAGTTCAACCGCGGTTTTCCTCCACGGCAAGACGATTCCGCATTCAATTACAAACCGCCGAAGAACACATTTGATGCTCGAGATCGTACGGGAAACTCTGTTCGGATGCTGCTCAGTAAATCTGGTGTGTCAACTCGAGATATTGAACTGATGGAAGCGGCCTTCGCTGATCAGTCACTGGGCGGAGTAAAATATATCATCGAACTTCGCAATCGGTTGACGAAAGACGATGCACCCTGACCAATATCCGGACCGGCATTACTGCGTACCGATCGGGCCGTCAACGGCACCATCGTCCTGCGCTGGACCAGCACCCGCGCGGGCGGAACCTCGTTCACCCATCCAGCCGCACCACCACCTCGCCCTCGCCCGCGACGAACCTGTCGCCC
Protein-coding sequences here:
- a CDS encoding ABC transporter permease, whose product is MYQSLLTRRYLTSKIMPLLSLVAVMLSTTTILVTWSVMGGFLETLKESGRTLIGDVAISWPNVGFAHYEDLIARLEAHEAVAAAAPLIETFGMVKLPDDQLQAVSIRGIDGPSFDRVTGFAGTLYWKPIDRPTPKDRERLDPRLPEKTDADFLRQVQRNGLNLVRPELGLDEPAVVPGIELTGLNQRQSWGGYIPMATTRPLADGGIASENIFMPRNGWLTMTLLSLDSNGRFAKAVTRRFPVANEFQSGIFDADSQIVLVELSALQSMLNMARADRVEPAGPFDTEVDPETGEVVPAKARVVGTDPARVTSVLVRGAAGVESDRLAQVAEGVYRAFALAHRDEVPNGDVILIRTWQQKNSTLIAAVEKETALVLFVFGIVCFTNVFLVLSIFWSMVSEKTKDIGILRALGGSMLGIAWLWLRYGLVIGSVGAAAGVALAAVIVHNINPIHDWLGGAFGIVVWDPRVYYFIEVPNKVDWWHAGVVFIAGLGTCVLGAAIPAMRAATMDPVKALRFE
- the speB gene encoding agmatinase gives rise to the protein MSSEPQKTTSATRMIDTRTSPRFAGVCTFCRYPRLEDVLAAEPGAPIDWALYGVPYDSGVTYRPGARFGPRAIRDASAYVKRYSIEHGVDVPGVLSLADAGDAPVRPFHPVETLEGVVAWAAALGDASTRLLAVGGDHSVAYANIEATWRKFGGGAGGGLALVHFDSHLDTVESVWGERWSHASPFIRAIESGLIDPKAMISIGIKGPLNSASDLEYAREHGVTIITRGEWDARGAAALAAFVRAAADRPTYVTFDIDVVDPAFAPGTGTPSIGGFSSSQVLSILRSLAGLNIVGADVVEVLPDRDIAQNTALLAGHVIFEILALDAVRRAGRAGRAGGGGGR